The following coding sequences lie in one Pseudomonas svalbardensis genomic window:
- the mltF gene encoding membrane-bound lytic murein transglycosylase MltF, giving the protein MFSPTALRPRYAKWLIATGLFLVLSGCVDKPNTLERVKEDGVLRVVTRNSPATYFQDRNGETGFEYELVKRFADDLGVELKIETADNLDDLFNQVGKPNGPVIAAAGLVSSDKRKQQVRFSHSYLEVTPQIIYRNGQSRPTDAKDLVGKKIMVLKGSTHAEQLAELKKKYPGIEYEESDAVEVVDLLRMVDEDQIDLTLVDSNEVAMNQVYFPKVRVAFDLGDASNQSWAVAAGDDNSLLNEINAYLDKVKKNGTLQRLKDRYYGHVDVLGYVGAYTFAQHLQQRLPKYEQHFKAYAKKEKVDWRLLAAVGYQESLWQAAVTSKTGVRGLMMLTQNTAQAMGVSNRLDPKQSIMGGAKYLAYVKEQLDKSIQEPDRTWFALAAYNVGSGHLDDARKLAAKEGLNPDKWLDVKKILPRLSEKKWFSKTRYGYARGGEPVHFVANIRRYYDILTWVTQPQLEGNQVAEGNLHVPGVDKTKPNQETPQL; this is encoded by the coding sequence ATGTTTTCCCCAACGGCTTTGCGTCCGCGGTACGCCAAATGGCTGATCGCAACCGGACTCTTCCTGGTGCTCAGTGGCTGTGTTGATAAACCCAACACGCTGGAGCGCGTAAAGGAGGATGGCGTGCTGCGGGTGGTTACCCGTAACAGCCCCGCCACCTACTTTCAGGATCGCAACGGTGAAACCGGCTTCGAATACGAGCTGGTGAAGCGCTTCGCCGACGATCTGGGGGTAGAACTCAAAATCGAAACCGCCGACAACCTCGACGACCTGTTCAATCAGGTGGGCAAACCCAACGGCCCGGTGATCGCTGCTGCCGGCCTGGTCAGCAGCGACAAACGCAAACAACAGGTGCGGTTTTCCCACTCTTACCTCGAAGTCACCCCGCAGATCATCTATCGCAACGGCCAATCGCGGCCGACCGACGCGAAGGATCTGGTGGGCAAGAAGATCATGGTGCTCAAGGGCAGCACCCACGCCGAGCAATTGGCGGAGCTGAAAAAGAAATATCCCGGCATTGAATACGAAGAGTCCGACGCCGTTGAAGTCGTCGACTTGCTGCGGATGGTCGATGAAGATCAGATTGATCTGACCCTGGTCGATTCAAACGAAGTCGCGATGAACCAGGTCTACTTCCCCAAGGTGCGGGTAGCCTTCGACCTCGGTGACGCCAGCAACCAGAGCTGGGCGGTGGCCGCCGGCGACGACAACAGCTTGCTCAACGAGATCAACGCCTACCTCGACAAGGTGAAGAAAAACGGCACCCTGCAACGTCTGAAAGACCGCTATTACGGGCACGTCGATGTGCTCGGCTACGTGGGCGCCTATACCTTCGCCCAACACTTGCAGCAACGGCTGCCCAAATACGAACAGCACTTCAAAGCGTACGCCAAGAAAGAGAAAGTCGATTGGCGCCTGCTGGCCGCGGTCGGCTATCAGGAATCCCTGTGGCAAGCGGCCGTCACGTCGAAGACCGGCGTGCGCGGCCTGATGATGCTGACCCAGAACACTGCGCAGGCCATGGGTGTGTCCAACCGACTGGACCCCAAACAAAGCATCATGGGCGGCGCCAAGTACCTGGCTTATGTGAAGGAACAGCTGGATAAGTCGATCCAGGAACCGGATCGCACATGGTTTGCACTGGCGGCCTACAACGTTGGCAGCGGTCACCTGGATGACGCGCGCAAACTGGCGGCCAAGGAAGGACTGAACCCGGACAAGTGGCTGGACGTGAAAAAGATCCTGCCGCGCCTGTCCGAGAAGAAGTGGTTCAGCAAAACCCGTTACGGTTATGCCCGTGGCGGCGAACCCGTTCACTTCGTGGCGAACATCCGCCGCTACTACGACATCCTGACGTGGGTGACCCAGCCGCAGCTTGAAGGCAATCAGGTCGCCGAGGGCAACCTGCATGTGCCGGGGGTCGACAAGACCAAGCCGAATCAGGAAACCCCTCAGCTCTAA
- the pdxJ gene encoding pyridoxine 5'-phosphate synthase, producing MTTSNRILLGVNIDHVATLRQARGTRYPDPVKAAMDAEEAGADGITVHLREDRRHIQERDVLLLKDVLQTRMNFEMGVTEEMMAFAERIRPAHICLVPETRQELTTEGGLDVAGQEARIKAAVDRLAKIGCEVSLFIDADERQIEASRRVGAPAIELHTGRYADAETPTDVAEELQRVADGVAFGLAQGLIVNAGHGLHYHNVEAVAAIKGINELNIGHALVAHALFVGFKSAVSEMKALILAAAKA from the coding sequence GTGACCACCAGCAATCGCATTCTTCTTGGCGTGAACATCGACCACGTTGCCACCCTGCGTCAGGCCCGGGGTACGCGCTATCCGGATCCAGTCAAGGCAGCAATGGACGCGGAAGAGGCGGGCGCTGACGGCATCACCGTGCACCTGCGCGAAGACCGTCGGCACATTCAGGAACGCGACGTGTTGCTGCTCAAGGATGTGCTGCAAACCCGCATGAACTTCGAAATGGGCGTCACCGAAGAGATGATGGCGTTCGCCGAGCGCATTCGTCCGGCGCACATTTGCCTGGTGCCGGAAACCCGTCAGGAGCTGACGACCGAAGGCGGCCTAGACGTGGCGGGGCAGGAAGCACGGATTAAAGCGGCGGTGGATCGCCTGGCGAAAATCGGCTGTGAAGTGTCGCTGTTCATTGATGCTGACGAGCGGCAGATCGAAGCGTCTCGTCGTGTTGGCGCGCCGGCTATTGAGCTGCATACCGGTCGTTACGCCGATGCCGAGACGCCAACCGATGTGGCTGAAGAGCTCCAGCGTGTGGCGGATGGCGTGGCGTTTGGTCTGGCTCAAGGCCTGATCGTCAATGCCGGCCACGGTCTGCATTACCACAACGTTGAAGCTGTAGCGGCGATCAAAGGCATCAACGAACTGAACATCGGCCACGCGCTGGTGGCTCATGCGTTGTTTGTCGGGTTCAAGTCGGCTGTGTCGGAGATGAAGGCGCTGATTCTGGCCGCCGCAAAAGCCTAA
- the recO gene encoding DNA repair protein RecO, with protein sequence MSPNPPIGQPAFVLHSRAYRENSALVDFLTPQGRLRAVLRSARGKAGTLARPFVPLEVEFRGRGELKNVGRMESAGVSTWLNGEALFSGLYLNELLIRLLPSEDPHPAVFDHYAATLLALAEGRPLEPLLRSFEWRLLDDLGYGFALTTDIHGEPIAPDALYRLQVDAGLERVYLLQPGLFNGTELLAMADADWSAPGALSAAKRLMRQALAVHLGGRPLVSRELFRKP encoded by the coding sequence ATGTCCCCAAACCCACCCATCGGCCAACCCGCCTTCGTGCTCCACAGTCGCGCCTACCGCGAAAACAGCGCGCTGGTGGATTTCCTCACGCCGCAAGGTCGGCTGCGGGCGGTGTTGCGCAGTGCTCGGGGCAAGGCCGGAACCCTGGCGAGGCCGTTCGTGCCGCTGGAGGTCGAGTTCCGTGGGCGTGGTGAGTTGAAGAACGTCGGTCGCATGGAAAGCGCTGGCGTCTCCACCTGGCTCAATGGTGAGGCGCTGTTTAGCGGTCTCTACCTCAACGAGTTATTGATCCGTCTGCTGCCCTCCGAAGATCCCCATCCCGCCGTGTTTGATCACTACGCCGCGACCCTGCTCGCACTTGCCGAAGGTCGCCCGCTGGAGCCTTTGTTGCGATCCTTCGAATGGCGGCTGCTGGATGACTTGGGTTATGGCTTCGCCCTGACCACCGACATCCATGGCGAGCCCATTGCGCCGGACGCTCTCTACCGTCTGCAAGTGGATGCGGGGCTCGAGCGGGTCTATCTGCTGCAACCCGGTCTGTTCAATGGCACCGAGCTGCTGGCGATGGCCGATGCAGATTGGTCTGCCCCTGGCGCGCTATCAGCAGCCAAGCGATTGATGCGTCAGGCACTGGCCGTTCATCTGGGCGGTCGTCCCTTGGTGAGTCGCGAGTTGTTTCGCAAGCCATAG
- the era gene encoding GTPase Era yields the protein MTDSTATRCGYVAIVGRPNVGKSTLLNHILGQKLAITSRKPQTTRHNMLGIKTEGAVQAIYVDTPGMHKGGEKALNRYMNKTASAALKDVDVVIFVVDRTKWTDEDQMVLERVQYVTGPLIVALNKTDRIEDKAELMPHLTWLQEQLPNAQIMPISAQHGHNLETLERVIAGYLPENDHFFPEDQITDRSSRFLAAELVREKIMRQMGAELPYQITVEIEEFKQQGKTLHIHALILVERDGQKKIIIGDKGERIKRIGTEARKDMELLFDSKIMLNLWVKVKGGWSDDERALRSLGYGDL from the coding sequence ATGACTGATTCAACTGCAACTCGCTGTGGCTATGTTGCCATCGTCGGCCGTCCCAACGTGGGCAAGTCCACGCTGCTGAACCACATCCTGGGTCAGAAACTGGCGATCACCTCGCGCAAGCCTCAGACCACTCGCCACAACATGCTCGGCATCAAGACCGAAGGCGCCGTGCAGGCGATCTACGTCGACACCCCCGGCATGCACAAAGGTGGCGAGAAAGCCCTGAACCGCTACATGAACAAGACCGCTTCGGCGGCGTTGAAAGACGTCGACGTGGTGATCTTCGTGGTTGATCGCACCAAGTGGACCGACGAAGACCAGATGGTCCTCGAGCGCGTTCAATACGTGACCGGCCCGCTGATCGTGGCGCTGAACAAGACTGATCGCATCGAAGACAAAGCCGAACTGATGCCGCACCTGACCTGGTTGCAGGAACAGTTGCCGAACGCGCAGATCATGCCGATCTCGGCCCAGCACGGGCATAACCTCGAAACGCTGGAGCGCGTGATTGCCGGTTACCTGCCGGAAAACGATCACTTCTTCCCGGAAGACCAGATCACCGACCGCAGCAGCCGCTTCCTCGCCGCTGAACTGGTACGTGAGAAAATCATGCGCCAGATGGGCGCCGAGCTGCCGTACCAGATCACCGTCGAAATCGAAGAGTTCAAGCAGCAGGGCAAAACCCTGCACATCCATGCCTTGATCCTCGTCGAGCGCGACGGCCAGAAGAAAATCATCATTGGCGACAAGGGCGAGCGGATCAAACGCATCGGCACCGAGGCGCGCAAGGACATGGAGTTGCTGTTCGACTCCAAGATCATGCTCAACCTCTGGGTCAAGGTGAAAGGCGGCTGGTCCGATGACGAACGCGCCTTGCGTTCGCTGGGTTATGGCGATCTGTAA
- the rnc gene encoding ribonuclease III: MSVSLSRLERQLGYTFKDQELMVLALTHRSFAGRNNERLEFLGDAILNFVAGEALFDRFPLAREGQLSRLRARLVKGETLAVLARGFDLGEYLRLGSGELKSGGFRRESILADALEALIGAIYLDAGMDMARERVLAWLAGEFEGLTLVDTNKDPKTRLQEFLQSRGCELPRYEVVDIQGEPHCRTFFVECEITLLNEKSRGQGVSRRIAEQVAAAAALIALGVENGND; encoded by the coding sequence GGCCCTGACTCACCGCAGCTTTGCCGGGCGTAACAACGAACGCCTGGAATTCCTCGGTGATGCCATCCTTAACTTCGTTGCTGGCGAGGCGCTGTTCGATCGCTTCCCGCTGGCTCGCGAAGGTCAGTTGTCGCGCTTGCGCGCACGCCTGGTGAAAGGCGAGACCCTGGCCGTACTGGCTCGCGGTTTCGATCTGGGCGAATACCTGCGCCTGGGTTCCGGTGAGTTGAAAAGCGGCGGTTTCCGTCGCGAGTCGATTCTGGCCGATGCCCTTGAAGCGCTGATCGGTGCGATCTACCTGGACGCCGGCATGGACATGGCACGCGAGCGTGTGCTGGCCTGGCTGGCCGGGGAGTTCGAAGGCCTGACACTGGTCGACACCAACAAAGATCCTAAAACCCGCCTGCAGGAATTCCTGCAGTCGCGGGGTTGTGAGCTGCCACGTTACGAAGTGGTGGATATCCAGGGTGAGCCACATTGCCGGACGTTCTTCGTCGAATGTGAAATCACCTTACTGAATGAAAAAAGCCGAGGTCAGGGTGTGAGTCGTCGTATTGCCGAACAGGTAGCGGCCGCCGCAGCACTGATTGCCCTGGGTGTGGAGAATGGCAATGACTGA